A window of the Bufo gargarizans isolate SCDJY-AF-19 chromosome 1, ASM1485885v1, whole genome shotgun sequence genome harbors these coding sequences:
- the LIMK2 gene encoding LIM domain kinase 2, with product MEESASRKCDSTGLSPVEPWTLQPEQCVSCKLRLTGPAMVVSQYKFHPECFSCSGCHHVIEDGESFSLVESTTLFCGPCHKLLLLRPQFEGLCNESAKEQHPHTLTLLRLPPHAGGSRDFSVSVEDMKVTQVTLEARNLLYLGDRILEINGSPVSTMPQKEADNLLNCTDRTLQLLVEHNPPPISPVIRVLPKSPSLHQREGKSISESNTKRGSIRRSTSNTRSPGPCSPKDTRCVSRSESLRCAVGGPQQIFRPCELLHGEELGKGFFGRAIKVTHRATGKVMVMKELIQFDEETQKTFLTEVKVMRSLDHPNVLRFIGVLYKDRRLNLLTEYIECGTLKDFLRGDTCPWQQKVSFAKDIACGMAYLHSMSIIHRDLNSHNCLIKLDGTVVVADFGLSRLIVEEKPRPPPEKPPTKKRTLQKTNRRKRYTVVGNPYWMAPEMLNGKRYDEKVDVFSFGIVLCEIIGQVYADPDCLPRTIDYGLNVRLFWEKFVSDDCPSGFYPIATSCCQLESDLRPDFPYLHDTLTAISLFLGELAIPLPSELEFMENNLRLQYGLTREQPSPVDSISH from the exons GTGGTCTCCCAGTACAAGTTTCACCCTGAATGCTTCTCATGCTCTGGATGCCACCATGTGATTGAGGATGGGGAGTCATTCAGCTTGGTGGAGAGCACAACTCTGTTTTG CGGGCCTTGCCACAAGCTGCTGCTTCTACGACCACAGTTTGAGGGGCTTTGCAATGAATCGGCTAAAGAACAGCATCCTCACACTCTAACCCTCTTACGGCTACCTCCTCATGCAGGAGGCAGTAGAGACTTCTCTGTATCGGTGGAGGACATGAAGGTCACACA GGTGACACTTGAAGCTCGTAACTTGCTGTACCTAGGAGATCGCATCTTGGAAATCAATGGCTCTCCTGTCAGTAcaatgccacagaaagag GCTGATAATTTGCTTAACTGCACAGACCGGACCCTGCAGCTTCTGGTAGAGCACAACCCTCCACCAATCTCCCCTGTGATTAGAGTTCTTCCAAAATCTCCCTCATTGCACCAACGTGAGGGAAAAAGCATCTCGGAAAGTAATACCAAGCGTGGCTCCATCCG GCGCAGTACCAGTAACACTCGCTCCCCTGGACCCTGTTCTCCCAAAGACACTCGCTGTGTTTCTCGGTCAGAGTCCCTTCGCTGTGCTGTAGGTGGACCTCAGCAGATCTTTCGACCATGTGAACTTCTTCACGGTGAAGAACTAGGAAAAGGTTTCTTTGGTCGAGCCATAAAG GTCACACACAGAGCCACTGGGAAAGTGATGGTTATGAAAGAGTTAATACAGTTCGATGAAGAGACACAAAAAACATTCCTTACAGAG GTAAAGGTTATGCGGTCCCTGGATCATCCCAATGTGCTGCGATTTATTGGGGTTCTCTATAAGGATCGAAGGTTGAATCTGCTGACTGAATATATAGAATGTGGGACCCTAAAGGATTTCCTAAGAGGG gacacatGTCCATGGCAGCAAAAGGTCTCGTTTGCTAAGGACATTGCATGTGGCATG gcTTATCTTCACTCCATGAGCATCATCCATAGAGACCTTAACTCGCACAACTGTCTCATCAAACTG GATGGCACTGTGGTGGTTGCAGACTTTGGGCTGTCCAGGCTTATTGTGGAAGAGAAACCCAGACCCCCACCAGAAAAGccacccacaaaaaaacggacactACAGAAGACTAACCGCCGGAAACGTTATACTGTGGTGGGCAACCCATATTGGATGGCACCAGAAATGTTAAATG GCAAACGGTATGACGAGAAGGTGGACGTGTTTTCGTTTGGAATTGTCCTGTGTGAG ATTATTGGACAAGTGTATGCTGATCCAGATTGCCTACCACGCACCATTGACTATGGCCTGAATGTCCGTCTATTCTGGGAGAAATTTGTTTCAGACGACTGTCCCTCAGGATTTTACCCCATTGCAACGTCCTGCTGTCAACTTGAGTCTGACCTAAG GCCAGACTTTCCATATCTACATGATACGCTTACAGCTATATCTCTGTTCTTGGGGGAGCTGGCAATCCCTTTACCCTCTGAACTAGAGTTTATGGAGAACAACTTGAGGTTGCAGTATGGTCTGACACGAGAACAGCCTTCTCCGGTGGATAGCATAAGCCACTGA